The bacterium genome includes the window CCGCGGCGAGCCGTTCGTCTTCGACCGCAATATCGGGCTCGATGCCGACTTCCTGGATCGAGCGACCGGCTGGCGTGTAGTAGAGCGCCGTCGTCAGCCGAAGCGCCGATTGATCGCGGAGCGGGTAGACCGTCTGCACCGATCCCTTGCCGAAGGTGTTCCCGCCGAGCAGCAGCGCCCGGTGGTGATCCTGGAGGGCACCGGCCACGATCTCCGAGGCACTCGCACTGCCTGCGTTCACGAGGATGACCATCGGATAGCCCTCCTCACCCTCGGGCTGGGCGCGGAACTCCTGCTGCTGGCTCTCCACGCGCCCCTTCGTGTAGACGATCAGCCCTTCCTTGACCCAGAGATCGGCAACCTTGACGGCTTGATCGAGCAAGCCACCCGGGTTGTCGCGCAGATCCAGCACCATCCCCTGGAAACCGCCCTCACTTTCCTCGTGCAGACGCTCGAGCACACTCTGGAGATCCTTGCTGGTGCGCTCCTGGAAGGAACGCACTCGTACGTAGGCGTAGCCATCCTCGACCATTCGCCCATCGACGGACACGACCTTCACCACGTCGCGGCGAATCGTGTAGGGCTCGGGCTCGGTGAAACCTTCACGGAAGATGCGAATCGTGATCGCCGTACCCTTCTTTCCGCGCATCAAGGCGACGGCCTCGTGAAGCTCCATGCCCTTGGTTCCGCGACACGGTTCCGTCCAATCCTCGGGCACGACGGTCGGACAGATCGCAACGATCCGATCCCGGGCGCGCAACCCGACGCGCCAGGCGGGCGTGCCTTCGATCGGCGCCACGACCTCGATGAAGCCGTCGCGCCGCTTGCTGATCTCGATGCCGAGGCCGTGGAATTCGCCCTTGGTATCGATCTTCATTTCCTCGTGCTGGCTGCGGTCCATGTAGGATGAATGGGGATCGAGTTCGGCGAGCATCCCCCGGACGGCACCCCGGATCAGATCGGCCTCGTCCACGTCGTCGACGTAGCTGCTGCGGACGAGCCGCAGGACGTCGCTGAAGAGCGAGAGATCTTCGTATCGGTTGGCGGCGAAAGTTCCGGTGCCGATCCCCGAGAAGACAGCCAGGGACGCGACGAGCGTGCCGGCGAAGAATCCGACCACGAAACGGTTGCTGGTACGGCGCATGCGGGGCTCCTCGTCGCTGCAGACAGGGTGTCTTCGGCGATGAATCAGTCTACCTAAAGGCCCGCAACGAGCCGGGGCCTAGAGACCCGGAACGAGCCGGAGCCATTCGGCTGGGTCGAGAGCCTCGGATCCGTTGCGGATTTCGAGGTAGAGCCGTGGACCGAGTAGCGAGCCCGTCTCTCCGGCGCTCCCGATCGGGTCCCCCGCCGCGAGAGCCTGGCCAACCTCTACCCGGACTTCGTCCAGATGCCCGGAGACGCTGAAATAGCCGTCGCCATGGTCCAGGATCACCGTGCGTCCATAGCCGCGAAACCGATCCGCGAAGCGGACCTGCCCCCGAGCGATGGCGTAGACCGGCTCGCCCAGAGCGACCTCGAAATCGATGCCCTTGCGGAAGGTCTGGGTGCGGTACTCCGCATCGACCACGCGCCCGAAGGAGCGCACGACTGCACCTTGTACCGGCGGCTCGAGGCGACCCTTCGCAGCTGCGAAGCCCTGGCCGGCGGGGCCAGGCTGAGAAGGCGCTCGTTGGAGATCGTCGAGGGTGGCTTCGAGCTCCCTCGCGGCAGCCTCCAACTCGTTCAGCAGGGCGCGCTCCACGGCGCGATCCTGGCGAACCCGGGCGAGCAGGGTGCGCTTGTTCCTGCGCTCCTGCTCGAGCTCTCGGGAGCGGGTTTCGAGGCGATCCCGTGCCTCGTCTCTTCGCTCAGCGGCGCGCGCTGCTCCGGCCCGGGCCTCCTCCAACTGCGTACGTTGATCCGCATAACGACGGATCAGCCGATCGTCGTGATCGACCAACAGCTGGAGCGCCTGCACCCGTGAGACCCGATCGCGAAGCGAACCCTCACCGAAGACCCAGCGCAAGGGACCGATTTCTCCCGCCTTGTAGAGGGCGACCGCGCGTCGCTGCAGGGTGACGCGGGTCTGGTCCATGCGTTCTTCGAGTTGCTCCGCCTCGCGCTCCAGCCCACGCTTCGCACGTTCCGCTTCACGAGCCGCCCTTCCCGCACGAGCGGCATCCCGCCGAAGGGCTCGCGCCGCTCGGTCGACGGCCTCGATTGCGTCGAAGAGCCCCCCCGCTTCTTTCTCGAAGGCTTCCAGCCGATCGCGGCGCGCCTCGATCGCCTCCCGCAATTCCTCCAACTCCTCCGCCGATTCGGGTTCCTGCGCCGCAGCCACCCATGACGCGTCCAGCAAGATGACCGCGAGCAATGCGGCGAAGGCCAACAACCGGCGCCCTGCCCCCTGCATCATCCTCCCAGCCGCCCCTGGCCGAGTGCTGCCGCGGAGCCAAGCACGCCCAGCCCGGCGCCGACCGCCACCAACCCAGCGCAGGCCCGCGGCTGCAGGAAGCTCGGCGACACGTAGCCGAGCAGGAGCTCCAGACTCCCAGCGAAGACCGGCAGCGCCAGGTGGAAGAGTACGAACAGCAGAGCCAG containing:
- a CDS encoding peptidoglycan DD-metalloendopeptidase family protein, encoding MMQGAGRRLLAFAALLAVILLDASWVAAAQEPESAEELEELREAIEARRDRLEAFEKEAGGLFDAIEAVDRAARALRRDAARAGRAAREAERAKRGLEREAEQLEERMDQTRVTLQRRAVALYKAGEIGPLRWVFGEGSLRDRVSRVQALQLLVDHDDRLIRRYADQRTQLEEARAGAARAAERRDEARDRLETRSRELEQERRNKRTLLARVRQDRAVERALLNELEAAARELEATLDDLQRAPSQPGPAGQGFAAAKGRLEPPVQGAVVRSFGRVVDAEYRTQTFRKGIDFEVALGEPVYAIARGQVRFADRFRGYGRTVILDHGDGYFSVSGHLDEVRVEVGQALAAGDPIGSAGETGSLLGPRLYLEIRNGSEALDPAEWLRLVPGL
- a CDS encoding S41 family peptidase; this encodes MRRTSNRFVVGFFAGTLVASLAVFSGIGTGTFAANRYEDLSLFSDVLRLVRSSYVDDVDEADLIRGAVRGMLAELDPHSSYMDRSQHEEMKIDTKGEFHGLGIEISKRRDGFIEVVAPIEGTPAWRVGLRARDRIVAICPTVVPEDWTEPCRGTKGMELHEAVALMRGKKGTAITIRIFREGFTEPEPYTIRRDVVKVVSVDGRMVEDGYAYVRVRSFQERTSKDLQSVLERLHEESEGGFQGMVLDLRDNPGGLLDQAVKVADLWVKEGLIVYTKGRVESQQQEFRAQPEGEEGYPMVILVNAGSASASEIVAGALQDHHRALLLGGNTFGKGSVQTVYPLRDQSALRLTTALYYTPAGRSIQEVGIEPDIAVEDERLAAEEPKARRNIREKDLKGHFTQEDANPETEAEGAGSAEPEDVPLARAVEVLKSWTYFDALRAAQAEGVVGEPTVPASAAPAKVSGWSRDGASSRSPSSRRASRSCSKRKSGASGSSVRSAISSGRGPGIATSC